GCCACCCGCACCCGCGCCGAGCTCGTCCACGACGAGTGGGTGCTGTCGGGTGCCAAGGCGTTCATCACGAACTCCGGTACCGAGATCACCTCGGTCGTCACCGTCACCGCCCGCACCGGTGAGCGCCCGGACGGCCGCCCCGAGATCAGCGCGATCATGGTCCCGGCCGGGACGCCCGGGTTCGTCGTCGAGCCCGCCTACCGCAAGCTCGGCTGGCACTCCTCGGACACCCACGGCCTGACGTTCGCCGGCTGCCGGGTGCCCGCGAGCAACCTGCTCGGCGAACGGGGCCGCGGGTTCTCCCAGTTCCTCGCCACCCTGGACGACGGTCGGATCGCGATCTCCGCCCTCGCCGTCGGCCTGGCGCAGGCGTGCCTGGAGGCTGCCCAGCGGTACGCCCGCGAACGGGTCGCCTTCGGCCGCCCGATCGGGGCCAACCAGGGCGTCGCGTTCCAGGTCGCCGACCTCGCCGTGGCGGTCGAGGCCGCGCGGCTGCTGACCTACAAGGCGGCCTGGCTGCGCGACGAGCACGGCGCCGGACGGCGCACCGCCGAGGAGGTGCGGCAGGCCGCCGCCGTCGCCAAGCTCTACTCCTCCGAGGCCGCGGTCACCGCGACCCGGACCGCCACCCAGGTGTTCGGCGGCAACGGGTTCATGGAGGAGTTCCCGGTCGCCCGGTTCTACCGGGACGCCAAGATCCTCGAGATCGGCGAGGGCACCTCCGAGGTGCAGCGGCTCGTCATCTCCCGCGGGCTCGGCCTGCCGGTGGACTGAGGGGCCTGCGAATGAGCCTGCGAGGCTGCCGGCGATGAGACTGCCAGACT
This DNA window, taken from Kineosporiaceae bacterium SCSIO 59966, encodes the following:
- a CDS encoding acyl-CoA dehydrogenase; amino-acid sequence: MAFELSAEHEDFRRVVRDFAEAEVAPYVEQWDRDAHFPVDLVPKMGDLGLFGLVAPEEYGGAGLQDGAFTSLCVAIEELGRVDQSVGITLSAGVGLGINPILTFGTEEQKQRWLPDLVTGRALAAFGLTEPEAGSDAGATRTRAELVHDEWVLSGAKAFITNSGTEITSVVTVTARTGERPDGRPEISAIMVPAGTPGFVVEPAYRKLGWHSSDTHGLTFAGCRVPASNLLGERGRGFSQFLATLDDGRIAISALAVGLAQACLEAAQRYARERVAFGRPIGANQGVAFQVADLAVAVEAARLLTYKAAWLRDEHGAGRRTAEEVRQAAAVAKLYSSEAAVTATRTATQVFGGNGFMEEFPVARFYRDAKILEIGEGTSEVQRLVISRGLGLPVD